The Candidatus Delongbacteria bacterium genome has a window encoding:
- a CDS encoding GxxExxY protein — MHTANQSDLLDNPRARDLEVQHLCDRVREAAYALHRYLGHGHLEKVYQHGLEHRLSMLGLQVEAQVPLQVLDEDGTVLGEYFADLVIEGGLLIELKAVRNLNNDHIGQVIGYLRAARRRHALLINFGGPRFEIRKLIW; from the coding sequence ATGCACACGGCGAATCAATCTGATCTGCTGGACAACCCACGCGCGCGGGATTTGGAGGTCCAGCACCTATGCGATCGGGTTCGCGAGGCTGCCTATGCCCTGCACAGGTACCTGGGCCATGGGCACCTGGAAAAGGTCTACCAACATGGCCTGGAGCACCGACTCTCCATGCTGGGGCTACAGGTGGAAGCCCAAGTACCCTTGCAGGTACTGGATGAGGATGGAACTGTCCTGGGCGAGTACTTTGCCGATCTGGTGATTGAAGGTGGGCTGCTGATCGAGCTGAAGGCGGTTAGGAACCTGAACAACGATCACATCGGACAAGTCATCGGTTACCTTAGAGCGGCCCGAAGACGGCACGCGCTGTTGATCAATTTTGGTGGCCCCAGGTTCGAAATCCGCAAGCTCATCTGGTGA
- a CDS encoding redoxin domain-containing protein: protein MKRLLLVGLFGLLGVARAEYAVGVVPPDFTCTDWNGNTWNLADNLGKVVLLNFGATWCGPCNDEMPELQSEFYETYDPAGFAIVHIDTDGITAQALHNHWDALGVTFPVLVGCDDLYSDYGDGYIPYNCLLDTEGEILYAGSGYNPGTLHALIEANMSIDHPVFALQGLSVTGDDNGDGRPDAGESVQFVVDVRNSPIAVPATACTVTLSCDDPAVTITNGTVSYPAADPGETVAGAGSFAFTVADGITPHWATFTFSYSAPYAGGTATGEMLHEQRMGRPNLLLVDSDGATDDNESFVQTALTALGMESDLWTAAGALTGTEMGRYTRIIWLGGVNETDMSDDEEAGLRAFVDAGGQLLLSSQYLSDNPARLDFLQEVFGVTVADDDGGNIFLMSCPAGDPYFGGAAMVISGNQAANNNEDPDVLASDGSSTVFATWTQAGNAPAAVYTTAAGRQAIFCGFPVEANRVHTSAPGSVTVQGFLEHALAYFGEVAVDEPAPLVASGFRILGATPNPFNPVTRLDYRLEAAGDVSVSLFNVLGQEVRRLVPGARPAGEHSLLLDASDLASGLYLARLSVNGQARDTHKLMLVK from the coding sequence ATGAAGCGCCTGTTATTGGTTGGACTGTTCGGGCTGCTGGGCGTGGCCCGGGCCGAATACGCGGTGGGCGTCGTTCCCCCCGACTTCACCTGCACGGATTGGAACGGCAACACCTGGAACCTGGCGGACAATCTGGGCAAGGTCGTGCTGCTCAATTTCGGCGCCACTTGGTGCGGGCCCTGCAACGATGAAATGCCCGAGCTGCAGTCCGAATTCTACGAGACCTACGACCCGGCGGGCTTCGCCATCGTGCACATCGACACGGACGGCATCACGGCCCAGGCCCTGCACAACCACTGGGACGCGCTGGGCGTGACCTTCCCCGTGCTGGTGGGCTGCGACGACCTCTACAGCGACTACGGCGACGGCTACATTCCCTACAACTGCCTGCTGGACACCGAGGGGGAAATCCTCTACGCCGGCTCCGGCTACAACCCCGGCACCCTGCACGCGCTCATCGAAGCCAACATGAGCATCGACCACCCGGTCTTCGCCCTCCAGGGGTTGAGCGTCACGGGTGACGACAACGGCGACGGCCGGCCCGACGCCGGCGAGTCTGTCCAGTTCGTGGTGGACGTGCGCAACAGCCCCATCGCCGTGCCCGCCACGGCCTGCACGGTGACCCTGAGCTGCGACGACCCCGCCGTGACCATCACCAACGGCACCGTGAGCTATCCCGCCGCCGACCCGGGCGAGACCGTGGCCGGCGCCGGCAGCTTCGCCTTCACCGTGGCGGACGGGATCACGCCGCACTGGGCCACCTTCACTTTCTCCTACAGCGCGCCCTACGCCGGCGGCACGGCCACGGGCGAGATGCTCCACGAACAGCGCATGGGCCGCCCCAACCTGCTGCTGGTGGACAGCGACGGCGCAACGGACGACAACGAGAGCTTCGTGCAGACGGCCCTGACCGCCTTGGGGATGGAGTCCGACCTGTGGACGGCCGCCGGCGCCCTGACCGGCACGGAGATGGGCCGCTACACGCGGATCATCTGGCTGGGCGGCGTCAATGAGACGGACATGAGCGACGACGAGGAAGCCGGCCTGCGCGCCTTCGTGGACGCGGGCGGCCAGCTGCTGCTCTCCAGCCAGTACCTGTCGGACAACCCCGCGCGGCTGGACTTCCTCCAGGAGGTCTTCGGCGTGACGGTGGCCGACGACGACGGCGGGAACATCTTCCTGATGTCCTGCCCCGCCGGCGATCCCTACTTCGGCGGCGCGGCGATGGTCATCTCCGGCAACCAGGCCGCCAACAACAACGAGGATCCCGACGTCCTGGCCAGCGACGGCAGCAGCACGGTCTTCGCCACGTGGACCCAGGCGGGCAACGCGCCGGCGGCCGTCTACACCACGGCGGCCGGCCGCCAGGCCATCTTCTGCGGCTTCCCGGTGGAGGCCAACCGCGTGCACACGTCGGCCCCCGGCTCGGTGACGGTCCAGGGCTTCCTGGAGCACGCCCTGGCCTACTTCGGCGAGGTGGCGGTGGACGAGCCCGCCCCGCTGGTGGCCAGCGGCTTCCGCATCCTGGGCGCCACGCCCAACCCCTTCAACCCCGTCACCCGGCTGGACTACCGGCTGGAGGCGGCCGGCGACGTCAGCGTCTCCCTGTTCAACGTGCTGGGGCAGGAAGTGCGGCGCCTGGTGCCGGGCGCGCGGCCGGCCGGCGAGCACAGCCTGCTGCTGGACGCCTCCGACCTGGCCAGCGGCCTCTACCTGGCCCGCTTGAGCGTGAACGGCCAGGCCCGCGACACCCACAAGCTGATGCTGGTGAAGTGA
- a CDS encoding SDR family NAD(P)-dependent oxidoreductase — MRTALVTGGNRGIGLEVCRQLAGQGVHVLLGSRNYEAGAEAARELAAAGLVECLELDVADPASILTCRQLLQLRHLRVDILVNNAAVLARGGALELAEDEWLEAVQVNLLGALRCCRAFLPGMVEAGWGRVVNVSSGYGSFAQGLTGPAAYSVSKAALNALTLSLARELPETVKVNAVSPGWVRTRMGGADAARSPEEGARGLVRLALLPDDGPTGGFFRDEESLAW; from the coding sequence ATGCGCACGGCACTGGTCACGGGCGGCAATCGCGGCATCGGGCTGGAGGTCTGCCGCCAACTGGCCGGGCAGGGCGTCCACGTTCTGCTGGGCAGCCGGAACTACGAAGCGGGCGCCGAAGCGGCCCGCGAACTGGCTGCCGCCGGGCTGGTGGAATGCCTGGAACTGGACGTGGCCGACCCGGCCTCCATCCTCACTTGCCGGCAACTGCTGCAGCTGCGCCACCTGCGGGTGGACATCCTGGTGAACAACGCCGCCGTCCTGGCCCGTGGCGGCGCGCTGGAGCTGGCCGAGGACGAGTGGCTGGAGGCCGTCCAGGTCAATCTGCTGGGCGCCCTGCGTTGCTGCCGAGCCTTCCTGCCCGGCATGGTGGAGGCCGGCTGGGGCCGGGTGGTAAACGTCTCCTCGGGCTACGGCTCCTTCGCCCAGGGCCTGACGGGGCCGGCGGCCTACAGCGTCAGCAAGGCGGCGCTCAACGCCCTGACCCTCAGCCTGGCCCGCGAGCTGCCGGAGACGGTCAAGGTCAACGCTGTCAGCCCGGGCTGGGTGCGCACCCGGATGGGCGGGGCCGACGCCGCCCGCAGCCCGGAAGAGGGCGCGCGCGGGCTGGTGCGGCTGGCCCTGCTGCCCGACGACGGCCCCACGGGCGGCTTCTTCCGCGACGAAGAGTCGCTGGCCTGGTAG
- a CDS encoding T9SS type A sorting domain-containing protein produces the protein MIQSDFEEVYDPAAVEIVHVDTDNISAAALHAHWDVHDPTFPVLVGCGDVYGDFGDGYIPYNAILDTEGVVRYTSSGFDDAAMHAIIEQYMAVDFPVFAIHELTVTGDDNADGRPDAGESVEFVVDVRNSPIAVPATGCTVTMTCSDPEVTITNATVSYPAANPGEVVTGGSAFAFTVAAGITPHWATFTFNYSATYAGGTQTGSFEHVQRMGRPNLLLVDSDGGQDDNETFVQTALLALGMESDVWSAAGTLTGAELGRYPRVIWLGGVNETDMSDGEEAGLRAFVDAGGQLLLSSQYLSDNPDRLDFLQDVFGVTVADDDGGTIFLMSCPAGDPYFGGAAMVISGNQAANNNEDPDILASDGSTTVFATWNQAANAPAAVYTTTPGHKAIFCGFPVEANRVHSSAPGSVTVQGFLERALAYFGEVSMDEPTPVQVSDFRLLSAAPNPFNPTTSVEFQLGRAGDVELGLFNLQGQAVRSFGAGPRAAGIHQATVEARDLASGLYLIRLFVDGQPQDAMKVMLVK, from the coding sequence GTGATTCAATCCGATTTCGAAGAAGTCTACGATCCCGCCGCGGTGGAAATCGTCCACGTCGACACCGACAACATCAGCGCCGCCGCCCTGCACGCCCACTGGGACGTCCACGATCCCACCTTCCCCGTGCTGGTGGGTTGCGGCGACGTCTACGGCGACTTCGGCGACGGCTACATCCCCTACAACGCCATCCTCGACACCGAAGGCGTGGTGCGGTACACGTCGAGCGGTTTCGATGACGCGGCCATGCACGCCATCATCGAGCAATACATGGCGGTGGACTTCCCCGTCTTCGCCATCCATGAGCTGACGGTGACTGGGGATGACAACGCCGACGGCCGGCCCGATGCCGGCGAGAGTGTCGAGTTCGTGGTGGACGTGCGCAACAGCCCCATCGCCGTGCCGGCCACGGGCTGCACGGTGACCATGACCTGCAGCGACCCCGAAGTCACCATCACCAACGCCACGGTGAGCTACCCGGCCGCCAATCCCGGCGAGGTGGTGACCGGCGGCAGCGCCTTCGCGTTCACGGTGGCCGCGGGCATCACGCCGCACTGGGCCACTTTCACCTTCAACTACTCGGCCACCTACGCCGGCGGCACGCAGACGGGCTCCTTCGAGCACGTCCAGCGCATGGGCCGGCCGAACCTCCTGCTGGTGGACAGCGACGGCGGCCAGGACGACAACGAGACCTTCGTGCAGACGGCCCTGCTGGCCCTCGGCATGGAATCCGACGTGTGGTCGGCCGCCGGCACGCTGACGGGCGCTGAGCTCGGCCGCTACCCGCGGGTCATCTGGCTGGGCGGCGTCAATGAGACGGACATGAGCGACGGCGAGGAAGCCGGCCTGCGCGCCTTCGTGGACGCGGGCGGCCAGCTGCTGCTCTCCAGCCAGTACCTGTCGGACAACCCCGACCGGCTGGACTTCCTCCAGGACGTGTTCGGCGTGACGGTGGCCGACGACGACGGCGGCACCATCTTCCTGATGTCCTGCCCGGCCGGCGATCCCTACTTCGGCGGCGCGGCCATGGTCATTTCCGGCAACCAGGCCGCCAACAACAACGAGGATCCCGACATCCTGGCCAGCGACGGCAGCACCACGGTCTTCGCCACTTGGAACCAGGCGGCCAATGCGCCGGCGGCGGTCTACACCACGACCCCGGGCCACAAGGCCATCTTCTGCGGCTTCCCGGTGGAGGCCAACCGCGTGCACAGCTCGGCCCCCGGCTCGGTGACGGTCCAGGGCTTCCTGGAGCGGGCGCTGGCCTACTTCGGCGAAGTCTCGATGGACGAGCCGACCCCCGTGCAGGTGAGCGACTTCCGCCTGCTGAGCGCAGCGCCCAACCCCTTCAATCCCACCACCAGCGTGGAATTCCAGCTGGGTCGGGCGGGTGACGTGGAGCTGGGCCTGTTCAACCTGCAGGGCCAGGCAGTCCGCAGCTTCGGCGCCGGCCCCCGCGCCGCCGGCATCCACCAGGCCACGGTGGAAGCCCGCGATCTGGCCAGCGGCCTCTACCTGATCCGCCTGTTCGTGGACGGACAGCCCCAGGACGCGATGAAGGTGATGCTGGTCAAGTAG
- a CDS encoding aldo/keto reductase: MRHHALGHSELTISAIGLGCMGMSDFYGGGQEDESIATLQRALELGVNFFDTADMYGPWTNERLVGRALAGRRDAAVIATKFGVMRSEQGGFLGISGRPDYVRAACDASLQRLGLEHIDLYYQHRVDPQVPIEETVGAMAELVQAGKVRYLGLSEAEPEQVRRAHAVHPISALQTEYSLWSREPERGILATTRELGISFVAYSPLGRGFLTGQIQRFEDLAADDWRRTNPRFKGENFGKNLELVERISEIARDKQITPSQLALAWVLAQGEDIVAIPGTKRRSYLEQNLGALEVTLTAEDLARIDAAFPMDAAVGTRY; the protein is encoded by the coding sequence ATGAGACACCACGCGTTAGGTCACAGCGAGTTGACGATTTCCGCCATCGGCTTGGGCTGCATGGGGATGTCGGACTTCTACGGCGGCGGGCAGGAGGACGAGTCCATCGCTACCCTGCAGCGGGCGCTGGAACTGGGCGTCAACTTCTTCGACACCGCCGACATGTACGGCCCCTGGACCAATGAGCGGTTGGTGGGGCGGGCCCTGGCGGGGCGGCGGGACGCGGCGGTGATCGCCACCAAGTTCGGCGTCATGCGCAGCGAGCAGGGCGGATTCCTGGGCATCAGCGGGCGGCCCGACTACGTGCGCGCGGCCTGTGACGCGTCGCTTCAGCGGCTGGGGCTGGAGCACATCGACCTGTACTATCAGCACCGGGTGGATCCGCAGGTCCCCATCGAGGAGACCGTGGGCGCCATGGCCGAACTGGTGCAGGCGGGCAAAGTCCGCTATCTGGGGCTGTCGGAAGCCGAGCCGGAGCAGGTGCGGCGGGCCCACGCGGTGCATCCCATCAGCGCGCTCCAAACCGAGTATTCGCTCTGGAGCCGCGAGCCCGAGCGCGGAATCCTGGCCACGACCCGCGAGCTGGGGATCAGTTTTGTCGCCTACAGTCCGCTGGGGCGCGGCTTCCTGACCGGGCAGATCCAGCGCTTCGAAGACCTGGCCGCGGATGACTGGCGGCGGACCAATCCGCGCTTCAAGGGCGAGAATTTCGGCAAGAACCTGGAGCTGGTGGAACGCATCAGCGAGATCGCCCGGGACAAGCAAATCACGCCCTCCCAGTTGGCGCTGGCTTGGGTGTTGGCCCAGGGCGAAGACATCGTCGCCATTCCGGGGACGAAGCGGCGCAGCTACCTGGAGCAGAACCTGGGTGCGCTGGAAGTGACCCTGACGGCGGAGGACCTCGCCCGCATCGATGCGGCTTTCCCCATGGATGCGGCGGTGGGGACCCGCTACTGA